A stretch of Linepithema humile isolate Giens D197 chromosome 3, Lhum_UNIL_v1.0, whole genome shotgun sequence DNA encodes these proteins:
- the LOC105668823 gene encoding uncharacterized protein isoform X1 translates to MSEKTEHIVMTPKCKTSNATTLIIERQALEPAAENGNENNVHVAGGDHKGIVINKQAIAITNGEARPAQLCLQFRVFLVSAQTGKHTQEQRTLQFWFTDVLSEAEQPSIAQEFFRELVTPQEFPRDYVGFIKKIMKLMQHKYPSIKKLEIELRQLEEPITLPTRPSTGHLLFTLPFSEKVMWRSVSTDETIMGQIIELTVEKVLELIESAYPNPVTVVDIAKQHGWEPSAVEAKLKELQEKGLVKSMDHGAFTRVVHEDTQVQVVKQMPTMASAKQPTIAIITAQYCEKLAVDSLIENKETFVRYTTVGTASSPDTIDGVPRVICRFGESNVYTLGNIGAHRIVCTKLPTVGHTREAMTAAGNTTTRLLGTFQKVDFVFLVGVGGGVPHYTDYNKHVRLGDVVISHPTPLNNKYTYVYCESAKMNENGNYHFETKEYCPPNLSLQEIAATLMKQAENEATPPWQTYMKEGLENLVNQSEHDFNAPPPDSDKLYMAIGERDVIEVSHPIAPQDSINKRANGCSRIHLAPVASGRQIARDDQLRQKFASRFGALAFDAEMDAVVESILGNCRENFAVIRGIADYKDGTRIKEWQPYAALAAASVMKAIICAMDPPTND, encoded by the exons ATGAGTGAAAAGACTG AGCACATTGTAATGACCCCAAAATGCAAGACTTCGAATGCTACAACATTGATAATAGAGCGGCAAGCCTTAGAGCCTGCGGCAGAGAATGGAAATGAGAACAATGTTCATGTTGCTGGCGGTGACCACAAAGGAATTGTCATCAACAAACAGGCTATAGCTA TAACAAATGGAGAGGCACGTCCTGCTCAACTTTGTCTACAATTCAGAGTATTCCTGGTGAGCGCACAAACTGGGAAGCATACCCAAGAACAAAGGACTCTTCAATTCTGGTTTACAGATGTGCTCTCTGAAGCGGAACAGCCAAGCATTGCACAAGAATTTTTCAGAGAGCTTGTTACTCCACAGGAGTTTCCTAGAG attATGTgggatttattaaaaaaataatgaaattgatgCAACATAAATATCCGAGTATTAAGAAACTGGAAATAGAACTAAGACAATTGGAAGAACCAATTACGCTTCCAACCAGACCat CTACTGGTCACTTACTATTCACACTTCCTTTCTCTGAGAAAGTTATGTGGAGATCAG tatccACAGACGAAACCATCATGGGTCAAATAATCGAGCTAACAGTAGAAAAAGTTCTGGAGCTTATTGAGTCTGCTTATCCGAATCCAGTTACCGTGGTTGACATAGCAAA gCAACATGGATGGGAACCATCAGCCGTCGAAGCCAAATTAAAAGAGCTTCAAGAGAAAGGACTTGTTAAATCAATGGATCACGGAGCTTTTACACGTGTCGTTCACGAAGATACTCAAGttcaa GTGGTGAAACAGATGCCGACGATGGCAAGCGCAAAACAACCCACTATAGCTATCATTACGGCTCAGTATTGCGAGAAACTTGCTGTAGATTCATTGATTGAAAACAAGGAAACCTTTGTTCGTTACACCACCGTTG GTACTGCAAGCTCACCAGACACGATAGACGGAGTTCCGCGAGTGATATGCCGTTTTG GAGAATCAAACGTATACACTTTGGGCAATATTGGTGCGCATAGGATTGTGTGCACCAAATTGCCAACTGTAGGCCATACCAGAGAAGCAATGACTGCAGCCGGCAATACCACCACCAGATTGTTag GTACATTCCAAAAGGTGGATTTTGTCTTTCTCGTTGGAGTTGGTGGCGGTGTTCCTCACTATACAGATTACAATAAACACGTACGACTGGGTGATGTGGTAATATCGCATCCAACCCCATTGAACAACAAATACACGTACGTTTATTGCGAAAGTGCCAAGATGAATGAGAACGGAAACTATCATTTCGAGACCAAAGAATATTGCCCTCCGAATCTCAGTCTTCAAGAAATCGCAGCGACTCTTATGAAGCAG GCTGAGAACGAAGCAACACCTCCATGGCAAACGTACATGAAAGAAGGTTTGGAGAACCTAGTTAATCAATCGGAACACGATTTCAACGCGCCACCACCTGATTCTGATAAGCTATACATGGCTATTGGAGAAAGAGATGTCATCGAAGTATCTCATCCAATTGCACCTCAggattctataaataaaag AGCTAATGGTTGCTCTCGAATTCATCTGGCACCAGTAGCATCCGGTCGACAAATCGCGCGGGATGATCAACTTAGGCAAAAGTTCGCAAGTCGATTTGGTGCGCTCGCGTTTGACGCGGAAATGGATGCAGTGGTCGAGAGTATCTTAGGTAATTGTCGTGAGAATTTCGCTGTAATTCGCGGAATCGCCGATTACAAAGATGGTACGCGAATCAAAGAGTGGCAGCCTTATGCGGCATTGGCGGCAGCCAGCGTAATGAAAGCTATAATCTGTGCTATGGATCCGCCGACCAATGACTAA
- the LOC105668823 gene encoding uncharacterized protein isoform X2 gives MSEKTEHIVMTPKCKTSNATTLIIERQALEPAAENGNENNVHVAGGDHKGIVINKQAIAITNGEARPAQLCLQFRVFLVSAQTGKHTQEQRTLQFWFTDVLSEAEQPSIAQEFFRELVTPQEFPRDYVGFIKKIMKLMQHKYPSIKKLEIELRQLEEPITLPTRPLSTDETIMGQIIELTVEKVLELIESAYPNPVTVVDIAKQHGWEPSAVEAKLKELQEKGLVKSMDHGAFTRVVHEDTQVQVVKQMPTMASAKQPTIAIITAQYCEKLAVDSLIENKETFVRYTTVGTASSPDTIDGVPRVICRFGESNVYTLGNIGAHRIVCTKLPTVGHTREAMTAAGNTTTRLLGTFQKVDFVFLVGVGGGVPHYTDYNKHVRLGDVVISHPTPLNNKYTYVYCESAKMNENGNYHFETKEYCPPNLSLQEIAATLMKQAENEATPPWQTYMKEGLENLVNQSEHDFNAPPPDSDKLYMAIGERDVIEVSHPIAPQDSINKRANGCSRIHLAPVASGRQIARDDQLRQKFASRFGALAFDAEMDAVVESILGNCRENFAVIRGIADYKDGTRIKEWQPYAALAAASVMKAIICAMDPPTND, from the exons ATGAGTGAAAAGACTG AGCACATTGTAATGACCCCAAAATGCAAGACTTCGAATGCTACAACATTGATAATAGAGCGGCAAGCCTTAGAGCCTGCGGCAGAGAATGGAAATGAGAACAATGTTCATGTTGCTGGCGGTGACCACAAAGGAATTGTCATCAACAAACAGGCTATAGCTA TAACAAATGGAGAGGCACGTCCTGCTCAACTTTGTCTACAATTCAGAGTATTCCTGGTGAGCGCACAAACTGGGAAGCATACCCAAGAACAAAGGACTCTTCAATTCTGGTTTACAGATGTGCTCTCTGAAGCGGAACAGCCAAGCATTGCACAAGAATTTTTCAGAGAGCTTGTTACTCCACAGGAGTTTCCTAGAG attATGTgggatttattaaaaaaataatgaaattgatgCAACATAAATATCCGAGTATTAAGAAACTGGAAATAGAACTAAGACAATTGGAAGAACCAATTACGCTTCCAACCAGACCat tatccACAGACGAAACCATCATGGGTCAAATAATCGAGCTAACAGTAGAAAAAGTTCTGGAGCTTATTGAGTCTGCTTATCCGAATCCAGTTACCGTGGTTGACATAGCAAA gCAACATGGATGGGAACCATCAGCCGTCGAAGCCAAATTAAAAGAGCTTCAAGAGAAAGGACTTGTTAAATCAATGGATCACGGAGCTTTTACACGTGTCGTTCACGAAGATACTCAAGttcaa GTGGTGAAACAGATGCCGACGATGGCAAGCGCAAAACAACCCACTATAGCTATCATTACGGCTCAGTATTGCGAGAAACTTGCTGTAGATTCATTGATTGAAAACAAGGAAACCTTTGTTCGTTACACCACCGTTG GTACTGCAAGCTCACCAGACACGATAGACGGAGTTCCGCGAGTGATATGCCGTTTTG GAGAATCAAACGTATACACTTTGGGCAATATTGGTGCGCATAGGATTGTGTGCACCAAATTGCCAACTGTAGGCCATACCAGAGAAGCAATGACTGCAGCCGGCAATACCACCACCAGATTGTTag GTACATTCCAAAAGGTGGATTTTGTCTTTCTCGTTGGAGTTGGTGGCGGTGTTCCTCACTATACAGATTACAATAAACACGTACGACTGGGTGATGTGGTAATATCGCATCCAACCCCATTGAACAACAAATACACGTACGTTTATTGCGAAAGTGCCAAGATGAATGAGAACGGAAACTATCATTTCGAGACCAAAGAATATTGCCCTCCGAATCTCAGTCTTCAAGAAATCGCAGCGACTCTTATGAAGCAG GCTGAGAACGAAGCAACACCTCCATGGCAAACGTACATGAAAGAAGGTTTGGAGAACCTAGTTAATCAATCGGAACACGATTTCAACGCGCCACCACCTGATTCTGATAAGCTATACATGGCTATTGGAGAAAGAGATGTCATCGAAGTATCTCATCCAATTGCACCTCAggattctataaataaaag AGCTAATGGTTGCTCTCGAATTCATCTGGCACCAGTAGCATCCGGTCGACAAATCGCGCGGGATGATCAACTTAGGCAAAAGTTCGCAAGTCGATTTGGTGCGCTCGCGTTTGACGCGGAAATGGATGCAGTGGTCGAGAGTATCTTAGGTAATTGTCGTGAGAATTTCGCTGTAATTCGCGGAATCGCCGATTACAAAGATGGTACGCGAATCAAAGAGTGGCAGCCTTATGCGGCATTGGCGGCAGCCAGCGTAATGAAAGCTATAATCTGTGCTATGGATCCGCCGACCAATGACTAA
- the LOC105668823 gene encoding uncharacterized protein isoform X3 has protein sequence MSEKTEHIVMTPKCKTSNATTLIIERQALEPAAENGNENNVHVAGGDHKGIVINKQAIAITNGEARPAQLCLQFRVFLVSAQTGKHTQEQRTLQFWFTDVLSEAEQPSIAQEFFRELVTPQEFPRDYVGFIKKIMKLMQHKYPSIKKLEIELRQLEEPITLPTRPSTGHLLFTLPFSEKVMWRSVSTDETIMGQIIELTVEKVLELIESAYPNPVTVVDIAKQHGWEPSAVEAKLKELQEKGLVKSMDHGAFTRVVHEDTQVQVVKQMPTMASAKQPTIAIITAQYCEKLAVDSLIENKETFVRYTTVGESNVYTLGNIGAHRIVCTKLPTVGHTREAMTAAGNTTTRLLGTFQKVDFVFLVGVGGGVPHYTDYNKHVRLGDVVISHPTPLNNKYTYVYCESAKMNENGNYHFETKEYCPPNLSLQEIAATLMKQAENEATPPWQTYMKEGLENLVNQSEHDFNAPPPDSDKLYMAIGERDVIEVSHPIAPQDSINKRANGCSRIHLAPVASGRQIARDDQLRQKFASRFGALAFDAEMDAVVESILGNCRENFAVIRGIADYKDGTRIKEWQPYAALAAASVMKAIICAMDPPTND, from the exons ATGAGTGAAAAGACTG AGCACATTGTAATGACCCCAAAATGCAAGACTTCGAATGCTACAACATTGATAATAGAGCGGCAAGCCTTAGAGCCTGCGGCAGAGAATGGAAATGAGAACAATGTTCATGTTGCTGGCGGTGACCACAAAGGAATTGTCATCAACAAACAGGCTATAGCTA TAACAAATGGAGAGGCACGTCCTGCTCAACTTTGTCTACAATTCAGAGTATTCCTGGTGAGCGCACAAACTGGGAAGCATACCCAAGAACAAAGGACTCTTCAATTCTGGTTTACAGATGTGCTCTCTGAAGCGGAACAGCCAAGCATTGCACAAGAATTTTTCAGAGAGCTTGTTACTCCACAGGAGTTTCCTAGAG attATGTgggatttattaaaaaaataatgaaattgatgCAACATAAATATCCGAGTATTAAGAAACTGGAAATAGAACTAAGACAATTGGAAGAACCAATTACGCTTCCAACCAGACCat CTACTGGTCACTTACTATTCACACTTCCTTTCTCTGAGAAAGTTATGTGGAGATCAG tatccACAGACGAAACCATCATGGGTCAAATAATCGAGCTAACAGTAGAAAAAGTTCTGGAGCTTATTGAGTCTGCTTATCCGAATCCAGTTACCGTGGTTGACATAGCAAA gCAACATGGATGGGAACCATCAGCCGTCGAAGCCAAATTAAAAGAGCTTCAAGAGAAAGGACTTGTTAAATCAATGGATCACGGAGCTTTTACACGTGTCGTTCACGAAGATACTCAAGttcaa GTGGTGAAACAGATGCCGACGATGGCAAGCGCAAAACAACCCACTATAGCTATCATTACGGCTCAGTATTGCGAGAAACTTGCTGTAGATTCATTGATTGAAAACAAGGAAACCTTTGTTCGTTACACCACCGTTG GAGAATCAAACGTATACACTTTGGGCAATATTGGTGCGCATAGGATTGTGTGCACCAAATTGCCAACTGTAGGCCATACCAGAGAAGCAATGACTGCAGCCGGCAATACCACCACCAGATTGTTag GTACATTCCAAAAGGTGGATTTTGTCTTTCTCGTTGGAGTTGGTGGCGGTGTTCCTCACTATACAGATTACAATAAACACGTACGACTGGGTGATGTGGTAATATCGCATCCAACCCCATTGAACAACAAATACACGTACGTTTATTGCGAAAGTGCCAAGATGAATGAGAACGGAAACTATCATTTCGAGACCAAAGAATATTGCCCTCCGAATCTCAGTCTTCAAGAAATCGCAGCGACTCTTATGAAGCAG GCTGAGAACGAAGCAACACCTCCATGGCAAACGTACATGAAAGAAGGTTTGGAGAACCTAGTTAATCAATCGGAACACGATTTCAACGCGCCACCACCTGATTCTGATAAGCTATACATGGCTATTGGAGAAAGAGATGTCATCGAAGTATCTCATCCAATTGCACCTCAggattctataaataaaag AGCTAATGGTTGCTCTCGAATTCATCTGGCACCAGTAGCATCCGGTCGACAAATCGCGCGGGATGATCAACTTAGGCAAAAGTTCGCAAGTCGATTTGGTGCGCTCGCGTTTGACGCGGAAATGGATGCAGTGGTCGAGAGTATCTTAGGTAATTGTCGTGAGAATTTCGCTGTAATTCGCGGAATCGCCGATTACAAAGATGGTACGCGAATCAAAGAGTGGCAGCCTTATGCGGCATTGGCGGCAGCCAGCGTAATGAAAGCTATAATCTGTGCTATGGATCCGCCGACCAATGACTAA
- the LOC105668823 gene encoding uncharacterized protein isoform X4, with translation MSEKTEHIVMTPKCKTSNATTLIIERQALEPAAENGNENNVHVAGGDHKGIVINKQAIAITNGEARPAQLCLQFRVFLVSAQTGKHTQEQRTLQFWFTDVLSEAEQPSIAQEFFRELVTPQEFPRDYVGFIKKIMKLMQHKYPSIKKLEIELRQLEEPITLPTRPLSTDETIMGQIIELTVEKVLELIESAYPNPVTVVDIAKQHGWEPSAVEAKLKELQEKGLVKSMDHGAFTRVVHEDTQVQVVKQMPTMASAKQPTIAIITAQYCEKLAVDSLIENKETFVRYTTVGESNVYTLGNIGAHRIVCTKLPTVGHTREAMTAAGNTTTRLLGTFQKVDFVFLVGVGGGVPHYTDYNKHVRLGDVVISHPTPLNNKYTYVYCESAKMNENGNYHFETKEYCPPNLSLQEIAATLMKQAENEATPPWQTYMKEGLENLVNQSEHDFNAPPPDSDKLYMAIGERDVIEVSHPIAPQDSINKRANGCSRIHLAPVASGRQIARDDQLRQKFASRFGALAFDAEMDAVVESILGNCRENFAVIRGIADYKDGTRIKEWQPYAALAAASVMKAIICAMDPPTND, from the exons ATGAGTGAAAAGACTG AGCACATTGTAATGACCCCAAAATGCAAGACTTCGAATGCTACAACATTGATAATAGAGCGGCAAGCCTTAGAGCCTGCGGCAGAGAATGGAAATGAGAACAATGTTCATGTTGCTGGCGGTGACCACAAAGGAATTGTCATCAACAAACAGGCTATAGCTA TAACAAATGGAGAGGCACGTCCTGCTCAACTTTGTCTACAATTCAGAGTATTCCTGGTGAGCGCACAAACTGGGAAGCATACCCAAGAACAAAGGACTCTTCAATTCTGGTTTACAGATGTGCTCTCTGAAGCGGAACAGCCAAGCATTGCACAAGAATTTTTCAGAGAGCTTGTTACTCCACAGGAGTTTCCTAGAG attATGTgggatttattaaaaaaataatgaaattgatgCAACATAAATATCCGAGTATTAAGAAACTGGAAATAGAACTAAGACAATTGGAAGAACCAATTACGCTTCCAACCAGACCat tatccACAGACGAAACCATCATGGGTCAAATAATCGAGCTAACAGTAGAAAAAGTTCTGGAGCTTATTGAGTCTGCTTATCCGAATCCAGTTACCGTGGTTGACATAGCAAA gCAACATGGATGGGAACCATCAGCCGTCGAAGCCAAATTAAAAGAGCTTCAAGAGAAAGGACTTGTTAAATCAATGGATCACGGAGCTTTTACACGTGTCGTTCACGAAGATACTCAAGttcaa GTGGTGAAACAGATGCCGACGATGGCAAGCGCAAAACAACCCACTATAGCTATCATTACGGCTCAGTATTGCGAGAAACTTGCTGTAGATTCATTGATTGAAAACAAGGAAACCTTTGTTCGTTACACCACCGTTG GAGAATCAAACGTATACACTTTGGGCAATATTGGTGCGCATAGGATTGTGTGCACCAAATTGCCAACTGTAGGCCATACCAGAGAAGCAATGACTGCAGCCGGCAATACCACCACCAGATTGTTag GTACATTCCAAAAGGTGGATTTTGTCTTTCTCGTTGGAGTTGGTGGCGGTGTTCCTCACTATACAGATTACAATAAACACGTACGACTGGGTGATGTGGTAATATCGCATCCAACCCCATTGAACAACAAATACACGTACGTTTATTGCGAAAGTGCCAAGATGAATGAGAACGGAAACTATCATTTCGAGACCAAAGAATATTGCCCTCCGAATCTCAGTCTTCAAGAAATCGCAGCGACTCTTATGAAGCAG GCTGAGAACGAAGCAACACCTCCATGGCAAACGTACATGAAAGAAGGTTTGGAGAACCTAGTTAATCAATCGGAACACGATTTCAACGCGCCACCACCTGATTCTGATAAGCTATACATGGCTATTGGAGAAAGAGATGTCATCGAAGTATCTCATCCAATTGCACCTCAggattctataaataaaag AGCTAATGGTTGCTCTCGAATTCATCTGGCACCAGTAGCATCCGGTCGACAAATCGCGCGGGATGATCAACTTAGGCAAAAGTTCGCAAGTCGATTTGGTGCGCTCGCGTTTGACGCGGAAATGGATGCAGTGGTCGAGAGTATCTTAGGTAATTGTCGTGAGAATTTCGCTGTAATTCGCGGAATCGCCGATTACAAAGATGGTACGCGAATCAAAGAGTGGCAGCCTTATGCGGCATTGGCGGCAGCCAGCGTAATGAAAGCTATAATCTGTGCTATGGATCCGCCGACCAATGACTAA
- the NaPi-T gene encoding putative inorganic phosphate cotransporter: protein MTKKKELFTCRGVLWHLVFCGFAINYLLRLNLNLTIVTMVIPHPKPAADVQCNVENNTLLWINETSQDDNVSLSFSTEMPSFENVTYEDRFAWNEYEQGLVLGAYYWLHWLSQLPGGLLSRRYGTKIVFGLGNFLTALLGFFIPYATHLYALIFLRMLQGLIAGVIWPSMHDMTAKWIPQNERSRFVSAYLGSSVGAAITYPLCAAISSSFGWGASFYVTSFLGVIWYCFWHFLVYDSPQQHPRISDEEKNYIMDNIGGSVDEKETHIPWKSIILSRPVWITIIAHWSSAWGFLTLMTQAPTYFNFIHGWNINTTGILAGAPHILRMVFSYFFSIMSDWLLRTKRMSLTNVRKLATFVCTAVQGVLIIALGFSGCHPLVAVIFMMSGTAVNGAISAATLASFVDLSPNYASVLLGFGNMIIIWGGFISPMIVGVLTNNNQTVEQWRLVFFIAAANSIVGGIIYIVLGTSKKQPWNQYTELNLKEQEMQKLASENVKCDNGAENVTEKSNFIKQDNRVVFKESHSEE, encoded by the exons ATGACCAAAA aaaaagagTTGTTTACTTGCCGAGGTGTTTTGTGGCATCTGGTTTTTTGTGGTTTTGCCATTAATTACTTATTGAGATTGAACTTAAATCTCACTATAGTCACAATGGTGATACCACATCCGAAACCCGCAGCGGATGTCCAATGTAATGtggaaaataatacattattatggATCAATGAAACATCACAGGATGACAACGTttctttgtctttttcgactgAGATGCCGTCCTTTGAAAATGTTACA TACGAAGATCGGTTCGCTTGGAACGAGTATGAACAGGGATTAGTATTGGGAGCCTATTATTGGTTGCACTGGTTGTCGCAACTTCCTGGTGGTCTGCTATCTAGACGATATGgcacaaaaattgtatttggCTTAGGAAATTTCTTAACAGCTCTCTTAGGATTTTTTATTCCCTATGCCACACATCTGTACGCCCTTATATTTCTTCGAATGTTGCAAGGATTAATTGCG gGTGTTATATGGCCTTCGATGCACGATATGACAGCAAAGTGGATTCCACAAAATGAGAGAAGCAGATTTGTCAGTGCTTATCTGG GGAGTTCTGTGGGAGCCGCAATTACTTACCCCTTGTGTGCGGCTATCAGCAGTTCTTTCGGCTGGGGTGCTTCTTTCTACGTGACATCTTTTCTAGGTGTAATTTG GTACTGCTTCTGGCATTTTCTCGTGTACGATTCGCCGCAACAGCATCCGCGAATCTCTGATGAGGAGAAAAATTACATCATGGACAATATTGGTGGATCTGTCGACGAAAAAGAGACCCACATACCTTGGAAATCGATAATTCTATCAAGACCAGTATGGATCACCATCATCGCACATTGGAGCAGTGCTTGGGGGTTTTTGACTCTCATGACGCAGGCACCCACTTACTTCAACTTCATTCACGGGTGGAATATTAACACT actgGAATCCTGGCAGGTGCACCGCACATACTCAGAATGGTTTTCTCGTACTTTTTCTCGATTATGAGCGATTGGCTGCTTCGCACGAAGCGAATGAGCTTGACGAACGTCAGAAAATTAGCCACCTTCGTTTGTACCGCCGTTCAAGGTGTTCTGATTATAGCCCTCGGATTCAGCGGATGTCATCCATTGGTCGCGGTCATCTTCATGATGAGCGGCACAGCGGTTAACGGTGCTATCTCCGCCGCCACTTTGGCAAGTTTTGTCGACCTCAGTCCGAATTATGCTAGTGTCCTCCTCGGATTCGgcaatatgattattatatgGGGCGGCTTTATCTCACCAATGATCGTTGGCGTACTGACGAATAATAAC CAAACTGTGGAGCAGTGGCGTTTAGTCTTCTTCATTGCTGCTGCTAATTCGATAGTGGGCGGTAtcatatatatagttttgGGCACTTCAAAGAAGCAGCCATGGAATCAATACACCGAATTAAATTTGAAGGAACAAGAAATGCAAAAACTTGCCTCGGAAAACGTAAAATGTGATAACGGCGCCGAGAATGTAACTGAAAAATCAAACTTTATTAAGCAAGATAATCGTGTAGTCTTTAAGGAGTCTCACAGTGAGGAATAG